DNA from Chitinophaga pendula:
TACCACATCGTTATTGCGCAGGTAGTAATATGGAGAAGATAGCGACTTACTATCATTAAGATCCAGCGACGTATAATGTTTGGCACCGTTGATCTCCCGGATGATCATAATATCGTTACGCCTGGCCGTCACGTTCATATCCCCGGCCAGACTGAGCGCATCCAATATCGATGCCCGCTCCGATGATATCTTGTAAGACCCCGGTTTAGCAACATCACCCAATACCGAGACCCTGAAGTTCACCAGCCGCGTCGATACATACGCATTCCGGATCGTTTTGTCCAGCTCCTTGGCCACCGTCGCATTGATCGCCGACGTCGTCATCCCCTTTACATGTATCTTGCCCGCCACCGGCAATTCAATATTACCATCATAATCCACCAGGTAACCCTGCTCTATACTACTACCCGGCTGAGCCGCCGCATAAGAAGCCACCGGGTTGAACATCATCGATACATCCTTATCTATCGTCGTAATGGTGATCTGCAGAATATCACCAGGTTGTATCGTCAGCTGCGGAACCCCATGGACCGTGTCCTCGCCCGACTGACGGACAATATCATTGAAATAGGTGATCTTCCTGGTACTGCTGCAGGCAGTAAAAAACAATAAGATTAGCACGGGTAAGAAATGATGACGTAATTTGAACATACATTAAGTTTAGAAGCCAGTTTTCTCAGTTCTGAAACAGTAACGGTCGGCCCGGAAGCCTTGGGTTAGCCGGTATGAGACGTTTGATCTCTTCATGTTGGCCGATCCTTATATCCGTTGTTGCTGCTCTTCAGAAGGTACTCCAACTTTTGGCGCAATCACATGAGGGTCCGCCAGCCTGATAGGACGACTACCCTCCCCAAGTAGCTTATGCCTGAAGAATTGTTGCACAGGTAGCTCGAAATAATAATAGACAGCCAAACTTATTGGCACAATGATCGCCAGATGTAAAAGCAATGCATAAGGGGAATGCAATACCGACCGCCCCACCCCTAAAGCATCTATAGTAAGCACAAAAATGATCTGTAACGGAAAATGAAGCAGATAACACGCATAACTATAATTACCGATAAAAGCATATTTACCACCTTTAAACCCGCGTATCGTCTCCCAGAGCGCAAACCCCAACACCGTCAGCGGAGAGGCGATCGAACGGAAAAAAGTGTTCCGCCCCAGGTCAAACAAACGGTCCGTAAATGCCGGACTTTGCGTCGGCACCATATGAGCCCACAGATATCCCCACCCCTCACGCAAAAAAGAGAAATAATATTCACCCAACATCAATACCCACAATACCGCCACCGACAGCATAATGCCACGCATCACCCGCGCTGAACCCTTCATCCGCAACACCCACAGATACACGTAGTAAATAATACCTCCCAGGAAAAAGGAAAAGAAACCCTGCCCCAGGTTCGAATAGAAATATTGTATGAATACCCCCAATATCACCAACCCCAGTAATATCCCCGTCTTGTGCAATCGCTTCCGGCAAAGCAGGAAGAACACGATGTATAACAATACCTCCACCGACACACTCCAGATAGGACCATTAAAAGAGGGACCCCGCTCAAATCCCCAGCTATTCACCAGGAACAGGTTCAGCAGAAAATGATACGTGTCGTTAAACTGGTAAATGAAATAATGCCCGCTGCTTTTTAACATCCGGTACTGTAACCATGCTACCACCAACAACGTCACTACATGCACCGGGTATAAACGACTGAAACGATAACCGAAAAAGGACCGCCCCGTCGTATGGCCAACGGCTATACGATCCGCATACAACCAGAAAAAAACAAAACCAGACAGTAAAAAGAACATATCCAGCAATAAGAACCCATTAGTATATGCCAACGCAAACACAGAATACAATGGCAACTGCGTACGGTCAAATGGAACAGGCATCACCCGGTCGCCGGTAAAGTAAAAATGCTGCCAGTGATGTATTACTATGAATAAAGCCGATACGCCTCTGATAATATCCAGACTGTAAAAATGTTTGGGCCTTTTAATTGATGGAGCCATGGAACAATTTTCAAACGACAATAACGATCAAGGAATGAATGGTTGCTATTATAAAATGGATCAGGTCTGCTGAATGTTTTGTCAGGAAAAGACACACGCACATCACCTGCACATCAAATGACAACTGGAAACGGAACAAATCCCGTCCTTACACGGGGCAATAAAGAGATGCTTCAATAAATACGACCACAATATCATCATCATCTATATGGGGTATACTTAACTTATATTTTAATTCTAATTTAAAGCAAAAAGGAGTTCGAAAAAGAGTGTGGGTGGGCAATGAACAAAATGAACACAAGGGAGGTTATGAACAGAATGAATAGAGTGGCGTAAAAACAAAAAAGGGCCCCCGATGTTAGAGAGCCCCAGCTCAGCCTGCTTTACCCGTGCCTTGGTGAAAGAGAACTTGAGTTAAAAGTGTATGATTAATAATTTACTGCGCCACCCAGCGCCGCCAGCCAATTGCCTCCTCCCAGTCCCCGGTATGTAATACTGCCTCAACAGCAGGGAAAGACAATGACTGACAGCTGAACTGGCCGTACACAGGTAATGAACAGGAACCGGAATCAGTATCCTCAAAATACCACAGCCTTCGCTATAACTGTGGCTGTAATTGTAATGCCTTGTAACTGCTGATGATCATCTGCGGGGGTAAAGAAAGCATAAACGTCGCAGGTAACAGATCCGGCTCCTGCTGCTCCGGAGATAACAGCAATAACCGGTCTCCTACCAACCCCAGCAGTGTATACTCCGGCGTAGTATATGTAATAGACACCCGGTGCTGCTCCCGGTCAATAATATCAGAGTCTATAATCTCAAATAAATACGAGGCAAATGGTAACGACATACTACCCAACACATCCGTAACACCCGGAATGCGATGGCCCAATTCCTGCACAAATAATCCAATGGCGAAACCTACCTTATAATGTAGTGAATTAGATTTTGGTACCTGCACCTTCAGCTCGCTGAAAGTCCGGTATTGTTTTTCCAGGTTGTATGCCTGAGACTGCATGAGGAACTCTATGTAAGAATCTTCAAAGACTTTGGTTTCAAATTCCCCGGTAGAATGGGCATCGATCACCTGCTTGTAGGATAACGTGATCTGAGCTGGCTGCATAATAAATGATGAAAACGTGGATCGCTTTGGTATGCGTCTCCGGTGATGAGATCGTTAGTCGTCAAATAAAAAGGATAATCATAGAATGGCCTAAACAATACACTACCTGATCCGGATCGTATGTACCAGGTTGTAACCTCCGGCGCCATTAGATGTTACCGTAGCCAGCTCCGTAGCCAGAGAGTCACGGATAATGCCGTCCAGGTAATTGGTCGTCGGACTCTGCCCATGTGCCGCATACAAGGGCGTCCTATATACCGCCGCATTAACCGCATCCGGGAAAGCAATCTGTGTAGTCAGATACAAGGTAGTACCGATAAATATCTGTGCATGCAGATGCGTACAACGACCAGGATACCAACCGGGATAAATCGTCTTAAAATTCACCTGACCCGCACTGTTGGTATACTGCAAACCACGACCGAACAAACGGCCGATGTTGTTCTGAACACCCAGGTAGCCATCATTGACATAGCCGGAATAATAACCGTCTTTGTCACAGTGCCAGATGTCCACACGCGCATTCGTTACCGCAGCACATCCGCGGCTCACACTCTGTACCGTAATGTTGATGTTTAACGGAACACCGGGTTTGCCGTCCGTAATATCCACCCGGTTAATAGCAGAACCACGGCTGTTGTAAAGTGGATAAGGACCGTCCATGTCCGTGTCGGTGATCACACAGGCCCTTTCTGTAGATGCCCCGCTTTCCGCCAGCACATCCGCATCAGACGAACCTTTCTTACAGGCCTCCAGTAATACCGGGGCAGATATGGCCGTTACAGCCAACGATCTGAGAAAATTTTTTCTTTCCATAAGAGTAAAAGTTGTTTAGCTTAAAGTTCAGCTATCACACAACTTTTATCAAATAAGTGTCGGTAAAGAATGCAGATGTGCCGATTAGAACGGATCATTTATTTCCCGCTCCATTCACGTATAAAATCAGCATAAGTATCACTCACGGGTAAAGAAGCGCCAGAGAACAAACAAACTTTCCGCTGCGCGATCGTACAGATACACCGCACCGCTACAATATAACTGCGGTGTATACGCCGGAAACGATCCGCCGGCAGCTTTTCCAATACCTTCTTCAATGGCATCAGTGTCAACACCGGCCGGGCATTACGGAGATGGATACGGATATAGTCTTCCAGACTTTCAATATACTCAATATCATCCAGCAGTATCCGCACCAGCTTATACTCCGCATACACGAATAAAGAAGCAGGCTCCTCCGCTGGCACCGGCATATGTTTGTAGCGGTACAGCCCGATCGTCTTATGTATCGTGCGCGCAAAACGCTCCATACTGATAGGCTTCAGCAAATAATCAAGTGCATCCAGCTCAAATCCCTCGTAAGCAAAACGCTTATGCGCAGTGGTGAAAATGATCATAGGCCGTTCCGGTAACGACCGCACCAGGTCCAGACCCGTAATGTCAGGCATGTTAATGTCAATAAATAACAGGTCCACCGGCGTACGGCGAAGAAATTCCGCACCGGACAATGCATCGTCAAATGTCTGCAGCAACTGCAACGCAGGGAACTGCGCCGTATAACCGCGGAGCAGCTCCAGCGCAAGGGGTTCATCATCGATAGCTATGGCTCTTATTTTCATAACAGGGTATCAAGATAATAACATTAGATGGAAATCTGCCAGCACAGGCTAGTCCAAAAACAGGGTCAGTCGTACGGTATATAACTCATAGTCTGTATTGATATCCAGTATATGTCGGCCAGGGTATAACAAATCCAAACGTTGACGGGTATTGGCAATACCTACACCACTGCTATGCGTATCACGACGCATCGGGTAAATACGGTTCTGACAGAAAAAGGTGATCCGCTGCGGAAAAGCATTCAGGCGTATCCGAATAGGAGAGGGCGCATGTTTACTGATACCATACTTGAATACATTCTCCACAAACGTCATCAATATCAGTGGGCTGATCTCCTGCATACTAAGATCGCCGGATACCTCGTAATCTACCTGGTCAGGCCGCAAACGCAACTGCTGTAAGGCAATATAATTCCGGATACAGGCCTCCTCCTGCTCCAAAGGCACATAATCCTCGCAGACCTCGTCCGTAATATAACGCATGATGTTCGATAACTTCAGAATACTATCCGCTGTATTATTGTTACGCGTCAGCGCCAGCGTATAGATGTTGTTAAGTGTATTGAACAGGAAATGCGGATGCACCTGCGCCTTCAAAAAAGATAATTCCGCCTTTATCTTTTCCCCTTCCGCCTTGATCGCCCGACGCTCCGTCTGCTGCCACCGCCGCGTAGTCGTGATCGCCGTTCCCAACGCCATGATCATAAAGAAAATGAACAGACTCGTAATATCGATCACCGGCGGCGTATAGACCCACTTTAATGCTACGATACTGGGCGGCGGCGTCGCCCACTTCTGCTGTAGTAAACGGTCAAAAGGCTGTAATACATACACTCCCGCACACAGTAACACACTGACGATCGCATAATGCACATACCGCCCTGGTAAAAAAAATCGTGGGATCAGCCAATACCTGTTGAAATAAAAAATGCTGATGTAACACACACAGAAAAGCCAATAGCTGTAATGCCGCATCGGAGCTAACAATGCCCGGTAACCATCACCATTATGCATGAACAACAGTGGAAATATCATAAAAAGTATCCAGCATACAATGTGAATACTCACATAAGGGGCTTTCCGGGAGAACATATACAAATTAATAACGGCTGCCAAGTTGGTTGTTACATGGTGTCGATGAATCCGCTAAATGTACCGACCAGTTAAATGTAAGCCGTTTTCCCGATATTCGTCGTACAACACCCAATCCCGTATCAAATGAAAAACCGTTCCATCTCCCTGTAGATGATACGTATGGCCGCCTGTAAGTGCAATTGGAATATCCGGACAGATCAGATAAAGAATAGCACCTACTGGCCTAACAAAATTAAAATCAGCACACTCACATCACCCCGTGGCCAGCCAAACAAATAAACCGGCCATAAAAAAATAAAATAAAAAGGAAGCGATCATCAGACCGCTTCCTTTTTATTAATGTAAGATCTCCTCAAACTCTTTTTCAGGATTATAGTTCGGCAGGTCCGATGCATCCATCTCTTTTTTAAAGTAAAAGATAATTATGGCCTCCTTCGGATCGGCAATGGATGTCACCAGTTGCCAGCCCTTATCGCTCATAAAGTTGAGTACCTCTACAGGTGCAGCAAAACGGACCGTTTTACCAGACGAATCCTTAATCAAACCCTTACGGTCTATCAACTTGCGTGCTTCCCCGAAATTCAATTTGGCAACAACTTTTGTATTGACACCGGCGCCTTCCAGCGTCAGTTCACAAAAACGTGTTACTTTTTGTTGGGCAGACAATAACATGGGTAGCAGCAGGCAGGAAAGTGGCAGTAAAACGTACTTTTTCATAGCGGAAATGAATGCTGGTTCATACACATAATACGCGTTTTCCGTTTTACCAGCAATTATTTACCTTATACAGGCTATGCCGCAAAATCATCCTCCGGTTTAAACTTATCCAGCGTGTTTAACGCAACGGCCTTACAGCCCTTTTCCGCCGTGAAATGAACGACATCCATAGGTGCCACGAACCGCTTTCGAAATTCAGCTGGGCATCCTTCGCCTGACGTAATTGTTAAGTACGCTGGTGCGCATTTATCGCAGGCATAAGTATTGAAGAGGAGAAACTAAACCATATCCTCTCATATGAAAAAGCAAAATATAACCGAACACATTACACATAAGATTATGCAGTTCGCTGCTCAGACTTCATACGAACACCTGGAGGAAGCAACAGTCATGCAACTGAAACGGCACTTACTGGATAGTGTTGCTTCTATGATCTGGGCTACCGGCCAGCCAACAGTGCATAAATTGCTGAAACAGGTACAACAGTTACAGCCGGAAGGGGTGTGCCCGGTACCTGTTATTGGTACTACAGGCGTCGATAGGGCAGCACAGGTGTTCACTTTACTTAACCGCTACCCGGATTTTATGGACAACTTCATCGGAAAAGATGCTACTTGTCATCCCAGCGATAATATAGGCGCCATATTGGCCGCCGCACAATGGATCAATGCCGGTGGCCGCGAAGTGCTGATCAGCATGGCCACCGCTTATCAGATACAATGCACACTGATCGAACAAATGCCGGTAATGGCAAAAGGAATAGATCATACCGCTTTACTGGCTTGCTCCATTACCGCAGCATTGTCGCCATTGTTATCGCTGACAGAAGAACAAGGGGCCCATGCCATCGGTATAGCTGCCAGCACCTTCAATACCACCGTTACCAGCAGGGCCTCCTATACCTACGAGTGGAAAGGATATGCCTCTTCATTGGTAGCATTAGGTTGTATGCAGATCGTACTGCTGGCCAGAAATGGCGTGACAGGCCCACTTGCCTACTTTGAAGGACCTATGGGATTTGAGGAAGAGTTTGATATGAAGGCCGCATTCAAAAATGAAAAGAGGGATTTATCACGCATTCCACGTTGTATATTGAAGAGCTATAACGCAGAAGTGCACACACAGTCAGCTATAGAAGCCTTACTGGAATTACGTAGCCAGCTGAATGCGGAAGAACGCCAACAAGTCGCTGGTATTTCCCTCACCACCTTTTTAACCGCTTATCATATCACCGGAGGCGGAAAATACGGAGATCGCAAACACGTCGCTACAAAAGAACAGGCAGATCATAGCCTCCCCTACCTGCTCGCCGTAGCCTGGCTTGATGGCCAGGTCATGCCGGAACAACTCATGCCGGAACGCATTCGTAGCGCCGATGTCCAGGCACTGTTGCAAAAAGTTGAAGTGGATACTGTATTACCTTTAAAGACACCGCGTAAGCTGGCGGAGAAAATAGACCCTTATACCATAGCCTACCCGGAAAAACTAGAGGCGAAAGTGAAAATCACCTTGGACGATGGCCGTATATGGCACCACAAAAAAGACGACTTTACAGGGTTTCATACGCGTCCCCTCTCCTGGGAGCAGGTAGTGTCCAAGTTTAGACAACTGACCATATCAGCCATCGATACCGACCTCCAGGATAAAATCATTGACCTGATCTCAACATTCGATCACCAGAAGGCAGCCGACCTGGTGAAGCTCCTCTGCCAGGTACCCGCCAAACTATCCGCATCGTAATGATGGGTCTAACTCTCTACAATTTGTCCAATTGTGTAGCAGCCTATGCTATTCCTGCGTAAATTGATCAAGCGTAAAACCGGCCTCCCGGTGCCATAAATAGCTCAACGATGGAATGGCATAGTATTTTAACAGTTTGGTTAAAAAGGAATATTATGCAACAGAATAACCCTTCCCATAAAACACCCACGCCCGGTAAGACCACCGGTGCACAAAAAGACAACGAAGTAATAAATATAGAATTGCCCGAAGTAAAGGATATCCCCGGGCAGGAACATATCAAACCGGCCCCCATGGGAGAATTAGCCGACATCACCGCCTCTTCCGATGATGAAGAGGGCAAAGGATTACTGGACGACCTGAACAGCGAAGACGAAGACGAAGAAATAGAGAATGAATCTGACGTTACCCGGGAAGAGAGGGAAAGACTGGATGAAAGCGCCAACACGACCCCGGGCGACGAAGATGCCATCGCCTTACGCGATGCCGCCCTGGATGATACCGATGAAGATGGCGACCCGCTGAACGAAAAAGTCGGCGGCACCGAGTGGAGCGGCGCTGACCTGGATGTACCGGGAAGCGAACTGGACGACGATCAGGAAGATATCGGAGAAGAAGACGAAGAAAATAATCACTATAGCCAGGGCCAATGAGCATTGCGCGAAACGCAGGTATATTAATGCATGTCACCTCGTTGCCTTCCCCTTTCGGGGTAGGCGATGTAGGGCCTGCTGCCCGTACTTTCCTGCGCTTCCTTCACAAAAGCCACCAGCGCTACTGGCAGCTGTTACCCATCCATCCTGTGATCGCTACAGCGGGTTATTCTCCTTATAGCCCGGTTTCCGTAATGGCAGGTAATACCTTGCTGATAAGCCCTGAGATGCTGGCCGAAGAGGGCCTGCTGGACGCCGGGCAACTGCCAGCCTACTACCTGCCTGTACAGGCACAAGCAGACTTCAGTACCGCCGTTACCATAAAAAATGCCTTACTGCGCGAAGCCTATCAACATTTTACCACCGGATCATTCCCACAGCTGAAAAAAGAGTACGATGTTTATCTGCAGAAACAGCAGTACTGGCTGGAAGCCTACACATGTTTCATGCTGTTGCAACAGCAGCATAAAGGATTGCCCTGGCACCAGTGGCCTTCCGCAGATCGTACTCCTGTGCCGCAGTTGTTCAGTCGCGTGCTGACGGCGCACCGGCAAGAAGCAGACCGCCTGCGTTGGGAGCAGTTCATATTCGATTACCAATGGCGGCAGCTGAGAAAAGATGCCCGGAAGCTGGGGGTCCACCTGATCGGAGATATCCCCTTTTATCCAGGGTACCATTCGGCCGACGTCTGGGCCGCCCAATCATTGTTCAAAGTAGATGCGCAGGGGAAGCTGAAAGGAGTAGCGGGGGTACCGCCGGACTATTTCAATGCCGAAGGGCAACATTGGGGAATGCCGGTCTATGACTGGGATGCCATGAAAGCCCAGCAGTATAAATGGTGGATATCCCGTATACGGCGCTGCCTGGAATGGTACGATAGCATGCGCCTGGATCATTTCCGCGCCTTTTCTGCCTATTGGGAAATACCGGGCAAAGATACCAGCGCCGTCAACGGCCGGTGGCAGCCGGGGCCGGGAGCCGCCCTTTTCGAAGCCTGGCAGCAGCACCTGGGTACCCTACCTTTTATTGCCGAAGACCTGGGCGAAATAGATGCCGAAGTATACCAGCTGCGCGACCGGTACCAGCTGCCGGGCATGCACGTATTACAGTTCGCCTTCGGCAAAGACATGGCCACTTCCACACATATTCCCCATCATCACCGGGCTAACGCCGTCGTCTACACCGGTACGCATGATAATAATACCACCCGCGGATGGTTCCTGCAGGATACCGCTAAGACCGACCGCATGCGCCTGACCCAATATATCGGCAAAAGAGTATTCGAGAAGTCCGTTCACCTGGTACTGGGACGCATGGCCTATGCCTCCGTGGCGCAGACAGTCATACTGCCCATACAGGATGTACTGGGGCTGGCAGAGGATGCCCGCATGAACATACCCGCCAAAGCGACGGGCAACTGGACCTGGCGGCTCCTACCCGAACAACTCACCGAAGCAGTCATCTCCCGGCTTAAATACTGGGTGCTGCTGTATGACCGCAAGCAACGCTGACCTACATTAGCTCCCGCAGCATACAGGCAAACAACAGCCCCTCGGCTATACGTTGTGCCAGCCCTCGTAGCATAAACTGCGGGATTGCTGTCAATAACATACAAAACAGTATAAAGGAATAAAGTAAAGGAAAGGTACCATAGTAAAACAGGACGCCTATTGCCCAGGCATATCCCGCTGTTCCTCCCAGGGTATGTAACTGTTGCCGCCAACTGCCCCATAACGGGGCGCCGGCATCACAGGGCCACAACGCACTGACAGTATAGCCGAACCCCAAACCGCCGGCAATTCCCTGCTGCAAGGGATGCCCGCTGCTCAGAATGGCCACCACGCCTAATAACAATCCTGCCGGCAGAAACAATCCGTAATTGATCCTGCTAGCATCGGGCACCCCTTGCGCTCCTAATTCACTGATCGTGTGGCGCAAAGGATAATAACCCCGCTGGCGGGCACCGAAATAAACAATGCCTGTAACAAGGCCCAAAATGGCCAGGATAGCAGGTACGATGATCATCATAACAAATATATCCATTCCCTGCGTTTATAAATACAGGCGCCCGGAGCGGTAATATGGCACGATTTTCCGGTGTTTCTTACTGAGACCGGACAGAAAGCGGCTGCAAACCACAGCCAGCACATTGACCATATGCGTGCCTACAGACATCAAAGTAAGAGAGAGCCGGAGACCCATCATTAAACCGAAGAACATGGAGAAGCAGGAGGAGATACCTATCACTATCGCTGAAGCCCTAGCAGATGCCCACAAAATATGGAACGATCGCTTTAATCAACTGTTGCTGGGGCAGCAATTGATTACCACGCAAATAGCGCAGCAACAACCGTTGCCCGATATCACCGCGGCTATCGCTCAATGGACGAGGAGTTTTCTCGCCGCTGATTGTGCCATTTCCATTTACAATAACGACCCGGTTACGCAACACCTGGAAGTACTCGCATCGGCAGACCTTCCGGAAGGTTATCACCAGGATATGCCGGCATTACCAGTAGATGCTTCCACTTGCTGCTTTGGATGCGCAGCCACCACGCAGACTGTGAGCATCGCTGCCGATATCGCCACCGACGCCCTATGGACCGGCATATGGAGAGACAGGGCCTTGCAATTCCAACTCCAAGCCTGCTGGTCAGCGCCACTGATCACCATCGAAGGCAGACTACAGGGGGTACTGGCCATCTATTTCAATAAAAAACGTACGCCCGACACCGGAGATACACACCTCATCACACTGGCTGCCCAACTGGTTCAGGCCGCCATTGTCTCCAATCAGCAAAAAGAAATCAGAATAGCGCAGGAACTGAAAACCCGCGACGAACTGGAAGAAGCCCTGAAAGTAGCTGAAATGGGTTCCTGGAATATGAACCTGCACACAATGCACTCTACTTACTCCGCTCTCATCCGCAAATGGTTCGGACTGCCGGCTAATAATGCATCCATGGATACCATACTCGATAGCATACATCGCGAAGATCGGCAGAGAGTAAAGGCTGCCATCATGAAAGCGATCGCAGAGAATGGGATCTATGAGGTGGAATACCGGGTCATCAACCGCGAAAGCAGGCAGGAACGTACCATCTATGTACAAGGTAAAGTACTGCTGGACGACCAGGGCCAACCCTACCTGTTGAGCGGAGTAGCTAAAGATGTAACGCTCCAGCGTATGACAGCACAACAGTTGGAACAGGAAATTGAAAACAGGACCGTCGAACTAAAAGAAGCCAATAACCACCTGTTGCATGCCAACGATAACCTCCAGCAGTTTGTATATGTAGCCAGTCACGACCTGCAGGAACCGCTGAGGAAGATCCACTTCTTCTCCGATATCCTGCTCAACAAACACCAGCTACACCTGGACAACGCCGGACAACAACTGCTGGAAAAAATATCCTTCGCCGCCAAACGAATGACCACGCTCATCAGGGGACTACTGGAATTCTCCCGCCTGAACAACAATGACAGGTCCTATGTAACCGTAGACCTCAATCATGTCATAGATAATATCCGCAGCGACTTCGAGCTGGATATCAACAGTAAGGCTGCTTCTTTTGATGTAACGTCGCTTTGCAGCATACAGGCCGTGCCGGTACAGATCAACCAGTTGTTCTTTAACCTTATCGGTAACGCACTCAAATTTTCGCAGCAAGACCGGCCGCCACAGATACAGATATCTTCCCGTTATCTTGCTGTAGAAGAAAAGATTATATACCCGGACCTCGATCCGCAGTGTGAATATTGTGAACTGGAAGTGAAGGACAACGGTATTGGCTTTGATCAGCAATATGCCACGGAGATATTTGAGATATTTCACCGCCTGCATCACCGGGAAACCTACGAAGGAACGGGTATAGGATTGGCGTTATGCAAAAAGATCGTAGAGAACCATAACGGAAAGATCTTCGCCAGGTCTGCACCTGGCGAAGGAACCAGCTTTCATATCATCCTGCCGGTTAAAGGGCTGGCGAAAAATTGCTGATCGATATATTACTAATATTTTACTGCGGGATACTTATCCCATGTACTTATCCTGCGATACGTGTCGATTTCATACCGGCAGCTTCCAGCATCAGGTAGTGCAGGTCTGTGTTTTTAACGAATGGTTTTAACAGCTCGCTACCGGGACCATACATTGCCAGTTCTACATAGTCGCCGGAATGATCCATAGATCCCCAGCCGATAGAGGTATACGCCGATTGTATCGCTGCCAGCTGGCGGTAAGGTAACTTACGGGGATTGTACAGCCCTGTCTCATCCAACGTTTCATAGTGACTCAGCAAGGTACGGGCTTCTTCTGTCGTGATCACAATACCCTGAGCCACCTCCACACGCTCGATCAGTTTCGCCGGTGTATAATCTTTGGTCACCCCGCTCAGTATCCACTCATTGGTATGTTTGAACTTACCTACTTGGTCAAAATGTGCATTGGCCTGATCGCTGTAGAACAGGCCCGGGTTTGCATTACCATGATCCGTAGTCATGATCACCAGCGTTTCTTTGTCGGCTACTGCGAAGTCAATCGCTACCTTAATAGCATCATCAAAAGCGATCTGGTCATACAGCAACGCACCG
Protein-coding regions in this window:
- a CDS encoding sensor histidine kinase, which translates into the protein MFSRKAPYVSIHIVCWILFMIFPLLFMHNGDGYRALLAPMRHYSYWLFCVCYISIFYFNRYWLIPRFFLPGRYVHYAIVSVLLCAGVYVLQPFDRLLQQKWATPPPSIVALKWVYTPPVIDITSLFIFFMIMALGTAITTTRRWQQTERRAIKAEGEKIKAELSFLKAQVHPHFLFNTLNNIYTLALTRNNNTADSILKLSNIMRYITDEVCEDYVPLEQEEACIRNYIALQQLRLRPDQVDYEVSGDLSMQEISPLILMTFVENVFKYGISKHAPSPIRIRLNAFPQRITFFCQNRIYPMRRDTHSSGVGIANTRQRLDLLYPGRHILDINTDYELYTVRLTLFLD
- a CDS encoding acyltransferase family protein, which gives rise to MAPSIKRPKHFYSLDIIRGVSALFIVIHHWQHFYFTGDRVMPVPFDRTQLPLYSVFALAYTNGFLLLDMFFLLSGFVFFWLYADRIAVGHTTGRSFFGYRFSRLYPVHVVTLLVVAWLQYRMLKSSGHYFIYQFNDTYHFLLNLFLVNSWGFERGPSFNGPIWSVSVEVLLYIVFFLLCRKRLHKTGILLGLVILGVFIQYFYSNLGQGFFSFFLGGIIYYVYLWVLRMKGSARVMRGIMLSVAVLWVLMLGEYYFSFLREGWGYLWAHMVPTQSPAFTDRLFDLGRNTFFRSIASPLTVLGFALWETIRGFKGGKYAFIGNYSYACYLLHFPLQIIFVLTIDALGVGRSVLHSPYALLLHLAIIVPISLAVYYYFELPVQQFFRHKLLGEGSRPIRLADPHVIAPKVGVPSEEQQQRI
- a CDS encoding dioxygenase family protein — encoded protein: MERKNFLRSLAVTAISAPVLLEACKKGSSDADVLAESGASTERACVITDTDMDGPYPLYNSRGSAINRVDITDGKPGVPLNINITVQSVSRGCAAVTNARVDIWHCDKDGYYSGYVNDGYLGVQNNIGRLFGRGLQYTNSAGQVNFKTIYPGWYPGRCTHLHAQIFIGTTLYLTTQIAFPDAVNAAVYRTPLYAAHGQSPTTNYLDGIIRDSLATELATVTSNGAGGYNLVHTIRIR
- a CDS encoding polysaccharide biosynthesis/export family protein translates to MFKLRHHFLPVLILLFFTACSSTRKITYFNDIVRQSGEDTVHGVPQLTIQPGDILQITITTIDKDVSMMFNPVASYAAAQPGSSIEQGYLVDYDGNIELPVAGKIHVKGMTTSAINATVAKELDKTIRNAYVSTRLVNFRVSVLGDVAKPGSYKISSERASILDALSLAGDMNVTARRNDIMIIREINGAKHYTSLDLNDSKSLSSPYYYLRNNDVVYVKPGPNRQFNNSKIIQLLPAIIGGLSMITTLIIVTK
- a CDS encoding MmgE/PrpD family protein; this encodes MKKQNITEHITHKIMQFAAQTSYEHLEEATVMQLKRHLLDSVASMIWATGQPTVHKLLKQVQQLQPEGVCPVPVIGTTGVDRAAQVFTLLNRYPDFMDNFIGKDATCHPSDNIGAILAAAQWINAGGREVLISMATAYQIQCTLIEQMPVMAKGIDHTALLACSITAALSPLLSLTEEQGAHAIGIAASTFNTTVTSRASYTYEWKGYASSLVALGCMQIVLLARNGVTGPLAYFEGPMGFEEEFDMKAAFKNEKRDLSRIPRCILKSYNAEVHTQSAIEALLELRSQLNAEERQQVAGISLTTFLTAYHITGGGKYGDRKHVATKEQADHSLPYLLAVAWLDGQVMPEQLMPERIRSADVQALLQKVEVDTVLPLKTPRKLAEKIDPYTIAYPEKLEAKVKITLDDGRIWHHKKDDFTGFHTRPLSWEQVVSKFRQLTISAIDTDLQDKIIDLISTFDHQKAADLVKLLCQVPAKLSAS
- a CDS encoding LytR/AlgR family response regulator transcription factor, with protein sequence MKIRAIAIDDEPLALELLRGYTAQFPALQLLQTFDDALSGAEFLRRTPVDLLFIDINMPDITGLDLVRSLPERPMIIFTTAHKRFAYEGFELDALDYLLKPISMERFARTIHKTIGLYRYKHMPVPAEEPASLFVYAEYKLVRILLDDIEYIESLEDYIRIHLRNARPVLTLMPLKKVLEKLPADRFRRIHRSYIVAVRCICTIAQRKVCLFSGASLPVSDTYADFIREWSGK